In the Pseudonocardia sediminis genome, GCGGCTGGTTCCGCAGGGTGTGGTGCGCCGCCTCCACCTGCAGGGCGATCCGGTTCCGGCCGCGGAGCTGCAACCCTACGGAGGCATCTGCGAGATCGTTCCCGAGGATCAGCTCGACGGGGCGGCACGCGACCTCGCGCGGTCGATCGCCCGGCACAGCCCCGCCGTGCTGCGGTTCGCCAAGCGCAGCCTCAACGCTATCGAGTACCTGCCCCTCAAGGAGGGGTACGAGCTCGAGCAGGGGCTGACCGGCGAGCTCTCCGCGTACGCTGACGCCAAGGAGGCCGTCAACGCGCTCGTCGAGCGGCGCGCGCCCGTGTACACGGGGCGGTGAGATGACCGCGATCGCCGCGCCGGCTTCGGCCACCGAGCTGGAGGAGTACCGCGATCGGTGCCGCTCCTGGCTCGCCCGGACGTCCATCCCCCGGGCGCCGTTGCCACTCGCCGAGCGCTTCCGGGTCCTGCGCGAGTGGCAGCGCACGCTCCACGCCGCCGGTTGGCTGGGCATCGCCTGGTCCGCGGACGCCGGCGGGCAGGGGCTGTCCCACCTGCACCAGCTCGTGTTCGCCGAGGAACTCGCGAGAGCACGCGCGCCCCAGCCCATCGGGCTCATCGGGCTCGAGGTGGTGGGACCGTCCATCGACCGGTTCGGCACCCCGAGCCAGCGCTCCGAGCTACTCCCCCGGTTGCTGTCCGGGGAGGACATCTGGTGCCAGGGCTTCTCCGAGCCGGACGCCGGATCGGATCTGGCGTCGCTGCGCACACGCGCGGAGGTCGACGGCGACGACTTCGTGGTGTCGGGGCAGAAGGTGTGGACCAGTTGGGGTCACCTGGCCTCCTGGTGCGCCATGCTCGTGCGCACCGACCCCACCGCACCGAAGAGCCGGGGCATCAGCTACCTGCTGGTCGACATGTCCTCCCCCGGCATCACGACCCGGCCGCTGACCCAGATGACCGGGGACCAGGAGTTCTGTGAGGTGTTCCTTGACCGGGTGCGGGTGCCGCGCGCGAACCTGGTCGGTGAGCAGAACGGCGGATGGGCGATCGCGCGGCACACGCTCGGAACCGAGCGCGCCGCCTACACGCTGCGCCGCCGTGTGGAGTACGAGGTCGCGTTGCAGGACGCGATCCACGAGCTGGGCGCGTGCCGGACCCGCGACGCCGACCCCGCCCGGGCATACCGGGTCCGGGCCGCCGTCGGTCGCTCGCACGTGGCGCTGAGCGTTCTGCGAGCACAGACCCGCAAGACCGTCGACAGGCTGGCGGCGGGAACCGGGCCGGTGGCCGACGACTCGGTCGACAAACTGCTGCTCAACCACGTCGAGCAGCAGGTCTACGGCTCGATCGCCGAGCTGCTCGGGCCCCTGCGGGCCGCGCCGGACAGCCGTCCGCTCGGCCTCGATGCGACCCGCTGGGCGCACGACCGCCTGTACTCGCGAGCAGCGTCGATCTACGGCGGAACCTCGCAGATCCAGCGCAACATCATCGCCGAACGGCTACTGGGGCTTCCTCGTGACTGACTCCGTGACGACCGAGGTCGAGCAGACGGTCGACGCCTACCTGACGCGGTCCTTCGATGCGCAGCGCAGGCTCGCACTCGTCGACGCGCGCGCCTGGGACCCGACCTTCCTCGACGAAGTGCAGGCCCTCGGCTGGTTCGCGCTGGCCGTTCCCGAGAGTGCCGGTGGCCTGGGGATGCCCCTGTCCGCCGCGGGCGCGGCGATGCTGCCGCTCGGCCGGCATCTCGTGCCGGGTCCGATGATCGAGCAGCTCGTCCTCCCCGCGCTGCTGCTGCGCCACATCGACGAGGGTGACGCGCGCCGCGCCGAGCTCGCCGGTGCCGTCGTCGCGCTCGTCGACCCGGAAGCCCACGGGAGCTGGTCGCGGGACGGCGACCGGGTGCGGGTGCGGGACGGGCATCTCAGCGGCGACCTGACGGCGGTCCGGTTCGGCCGGGAGGCCGATCTCCTGGTGGCCGTCGCCGACTCGCCCGACGGGCCGCAGGTGCACCTTCTCGGGTCCCGCAGCGCCGCGGTCACCGTCCAACCAGCGGCGAGCGCTGACCCCACCGCGAGCCTCGCCACGGTCACGTTCGTCCCGCAGGCCGGAGCGCCGGCCGAGCCGGTGCTCGCCGGTCGGGCGGCCGAGCGTTTCCTGACCGAGATGCGCGCGTGGGCCCGGATCCTGGCGGCGTGCGAGCTCTCCGGCATCGCCACCGCGCTCCTCGAAACCACCACGGCGTTCGTGCAGGTCCGGGAGCAGTTCGGTCGCCCGATCGGCTCGTTCCAGGCGGTGAAACACGTCCTCGCCGACATGCACGCGCTGGCCTGCTCGTTGCGCAACGTGTGCGACAGCGTGCTGGCCGATGCCGTCTCGGCCTGCCCCGACGACCTCTCCATGCTCGCGGCCGTCGCCAAGGCCTTCGCCGCGGACGCCGCCCTCGAGGTCTGTGAGAGCGCGGTCCAGATGCACGGGGGCGCCGGGTTCACCACCGAGACCGACCTGCATCTCTACTACAAGCGGGCCCTCGCGCTGCGGGCCTGGTACGGCGACCACGAGGAGCTCGCGCACCGGATCGGCGACGCCCTGCTCACCGGGTCACACGTACACGAGTCCCGGAACGTGTCGTGAGCACCGGCGCCCTCGGTCGTCGCCGCCCCCACCCCGACCGCGCCGCCGCGTACGACGCGACCGGCCTGTGGGAGGGCACCCGCGTCGACAGCCACCTGCGTACGGCGGCACGACGGCACCCGGACCGGCGGGCGCTCGTCGACCGTGCCGGCGAGTGGACCTACGGCGCCCTGGACCGCGAGGTGGACCGATGGGCCGCCGCCCTGCTCCGGCACGGTGTCGGGCCCGGCGATGTCGTCTCCTGGCAGCTGCCGAACCGGTGGGAGGCAGTGGTGCTGCACCAGGCGACGCTGCGGCTCGGCGCCGTCAGCAACCCGATCATCCCGATCTACCGGCATTCCGAGGTCGCCTTCATCCTGCGCCAGGCCCGTTCGGAGATCCTCGTCGTGCCCGCGACGTTCCGTGGCTTCGACTTTCCGGCCATGGTCGGTGACATCCGTTCCGAGCTCCCGGACCTCGCCACGGTCGTCGTCGTGGGTGGCCGGGCACCGGACGGGACCCTCAGCGTCGATGAATTCCTCGCCACGACCGAGGCCGACCCGCGGGCGGGTGACCCGCCGTCCGATGCCGACGCGATAGCACTGCTGCTGTACACCTCGGGGACGACGTCGGCCCCGAAGGGTGCGCTGCACACCCACGACACGCTCGACTACGAGAACCGCAGCATGATCGAGTTCTTCGGTCTGTCGAGCTCCGACGTGGTGTTCATGCCGTCCCCGGTCGCCCACATCACCGGTGTCCTCTACGGCCTGCAGCTCCCCTTCATGCTCGGTGGCGCGGTGGTCCTCCTGGACGTCTGGGAACCCGGCGTCGGCCTGGAGCTGATCGAGCGCCACGGATGCACGTTCGTGGTGGCGGCCACGCCGTTCCTGCACGGACTGGTCCACCATCCGTCCCGCACGCCCGAGGCGACGCGCACGCTGCGAACGTTCGCCTGCGGGGGTGCCGACGTGCCGCCCGAACTCGTCCGACGGGCGGCCGAGGACCTCGGCTGCCTCGTCAGCCGCGTCTACGGGTCCACCGAGTTCCCGACCGCGACCAGCACCAACCTGTCCGACCCGCCGGTCAAGCGCGCCCGCACCGACGGGCGAGTGATCGGCGCGGCGCAGGTGTCGGTGGTCGACGACCGGGACCGCCCGGTTCCGCCAGGGGAGCCGGGTCACCTGCTCGTGCGGGGCCCGGAGTTGTTCGTCGGCTACCTGGACGAGTCGCTCGATGCGGAGTCGTTCACCCCGGACGGCTGGTTCCGCACCGGGGACCGCGCCGTCGTCGACGACGACGGCTACCTCGAGATCACCGGTCGGCAGAAGGACATCATCGTCCGCGGCGGCGAGAACATCAGCGCCAAGGAGATCGAGGATCACCTGTTCGAGCACCCCAAGGTGGCCGACGTCGCCGTGGTGGCGGTGGCCGACCCGGTGCTCGTGGAGCGGGCCTGCGCCGTCGTCGTCCCGCGACCGGGTGCCGAGGTGGAGCTCGGAGAGCTCACGGCCTGGCTCGTCGAGCGCCACCGCATCGCCGTGCAGAAGCTTCCGGAACGCCTGGAACTGGTGGACGAGCTGCCGCGCACCGCCAGCGGGAAGGTCCAGAAGTTCAAGCTGCGCGACCGGCTCCGCCGCTCGGGGGTCGCCGTCGCCCCGAACCGGTAGCCCCGAACCGTCCCCACCCGCCGTCCCGTCTCGCCTCAGGAGGAACGATGAAGATCCACTCGAGCAGTCCGTTCTCGACCGGACACCAGTTTCTGGAAGCCCCGCGCTGGCACGACGGCCACCTGTGGGGCAGCGACTTCTTCGCCCAGCACGTCGTCCGGTTCGACGAGGACGGTTCGCACCGGTCGATCGCCAAGATCGAGGGGTCTCCATCCGGACTGGGCTTCCTCCCCGACGGCTCGGTGCTGGTCGTCGCGCAGGCGGCCGCCACGGTCCTGCGGATCGCGCCCGACGGCACGACCACCGAGTACGCGGACTTCAGTGACATCGCGACCGGTCTCGGCAACGACATGCTCGTGTCGCCGTCCGGCCACGCCTACGCCGGCAACTTCGGCTTCGCCCTCGGCTCCGAGGATCCGAGGACGACCAACCTGGCCCACATCGACCCCTCCGGCCGTGTGCAGCGGGTCCCCGGCGAGGTGCTGTTCCCCAACGGCGCCGCGCTGACCGCGGACGGGCGGACGCTGCTGCTGGCCGAGACGTTCACGCACCGCATCAGCGCGTTCGACGTCGCCGCGGACGGGTCGCTGTCGAATCTGCGGACCTGGGCTCAGCTGCCGGACACCTACCACCCGGACGGCATCGCGCTGGACGGCGACGGCGGCGTCTGGTTCGGGAACGCGCTCACCCTGGGCGACGACAGCGGCTTCTACCGCGTGGTCGAGGGCGGCGACGTCACCGACTGCGTGAGCACGCCGGGCACCTGGGCGGTCGCCTGCGCGTTCGGAGGTCCCGGGCTCGACGTCCTGTACCTGATGTGCAACACGACGACCCTCGAGGACTTCCACGAGGGCCGGTCGACCGGATCGGTCGCGACGGCGTCCGTGGGCCGCACCGGCGTCACGCCGGCGGGCGCGGGCTGACTCCGGGGGCCGGGGCCGTCGGGTCGGCCCGGCGGCCCGCCCCGACCACCGCCACCTCCTACGATGGGCCGGTCCGCCGCAGGGAGGGAAGCGATGAGTACCGCAACCGCACGCCCGGCGGGTGACGGGCGTGCCAGGCGGCCCAAGTCCCGACGGGCCGACATCGGCGAGGCCGCCAGCGACCTGTTCGCCGCCCGCGGCTTCCACTCGGTCCGGATGGACGACATCGCCCGGGCCAGCGGCATCACGGCGCGGGCGCTGTACCGCCACTACACGAACAAGCAGGCGCTGCTGGCCCACGTCGTGCACTCCGACCAGGCCCGCCTCGTCGACGTCCTGACCCTGCTCGGGGAGAACCCGCCACCCGATCCCGAGGCGGGACTCCGAGCACTGATCGACGCCGCCCTGCAGAGCCGGCGCCTCTCGTTGCTGTGGCAGCGTGAGGCCCGCCATCTCGGCACCGACGACTACGTCGCGGTGCGGGCGCGGACCCGGTGGATCGCGGACCGGGTCGCTGCCATCATCATCGCCCCGGCCAGGCCCGACCTCGACCCGTTCCTGTCCGAGCTGCGTAGCTGGGCGGTCGTCGGCCTGGTGACCAGCCCGGGCCACTTCGACACCAGCCTGTCGCGCACCCGCCTGGCGGAGCTCCTGCTCCAGGCGGGCCTGCGCATCGTCGCAGGCACACCGGTGGAGGGCCCGCGCCACGACCGGCAACCGCCGGTCGATCGCGCACCGACCGCGCGTCGGGAGCTGCTCATCCGGTCCGCGGCCCACGCGTTCCGCAGGCACGGCTACGGCGGCGTGGGCATCGACGAGATCGGGCGCGAGGCCGGCGTGGTCGGGCCCGCGCTCTACCGCTACTTCGACACGAAGGCGGACCTCCTGGTCGCCGTCGTCACCCGGTTCGACGAGTGGCTGGCGCTCGAGACCGCCCGAGCGCTCCGCCGGCCCGTCCCCGACGGCCGGGTCATCCACGAACTCGTCGACGGCTACGTCCGGCTCAACGCCCAGGAGACCGACGTGGCCTCCGTCTCCGTCACCGAGCCGCTGTACTTGCCCGCGGACGTCGGAGAGCGCCACGACCGGCTGGCCGGCGACCACGCGGGCGAATGGTCACGCTGGCTGAGGCTGACGCGCCCAGACCTGTCCGATCCCGAGGTGGCCGCGCTGGTGCACGCCGCGCGAACGACCATCGACGGAATCGTCCGGATCCCACACCTGCAGAACGAACGGCGTCTCCAGCCGGAGCTCGCGCGCCTGGCCGACGACATCCTCGGTGTATCGCCGTAACGGAGCGCCACACGGGGAGCCTCGGCCGCAGTTCGCTGACCCGGGTCGTCCTCCGACCCGGGCCCGACGTGCCGGGCGGCGGACTCACACGTGGACGACGACCGGCCCGCCGTCGGTGGTCACCGGATAGCTGCGTACTCGCACGCGGTCGGGGTCGGTCCACGACCGCCCGTTGCGGACATCGAACTCCCACCGGTGCCACGGGCAGCGCAGGATCTCCCCGCGCCGGTCGTAGTGGTACCGGCCCGGGCCAGGTGAGGTGATCGCGCCGGTCAGGATGCCCTCGCACAGCGGCGCACTCTCGTGCGGGCAGGTGGTGCGCAGCGCGACGTAGCCGTCCGGAAGGTGGAACACGCCGATCGACCGCCCGTCGACCTCGACGATCTTGCGACCCCCGACCGGGATCTCGTCCGCCGCGGCGACGACGACCCCGCGCGACCCCGGTGGCCCACTCACGACGTGAACCGGTACTGCGCCCGGGCGTTGTCGACCATGATCCGCTGGTGCAGGTCCGCCGGTACCCGGGTCCGGAACGCACGGTGCGGGTTCTCGAAGTCCCAGTGCGGGTAGTCGCTGGAGAACATGAGCACCTCCTGCCCGATCTCGCGCAGGAGCGGAACCAGGTCGCCGGGGCGCTCCGGTTCCTCCATCGGCTGTGTGGTGATCCGGACGTGGTGGCGCAGGTAGTACGACGGCGGGTGCGCCAGGTCGGGGACCTCGTCTCCCAGCCGTTCCTGCAGCGCGTCGAGCCGGGCCATCAGCGCGGGCACCCAGGCGAACCCGCCCTCCATCAGCACGACACGCAGGTCGGGAAACCGGTCGAACACGCCCTCGAAGATCAGGCTGATCAGCTGGGCCTGAAACGCGACCGCGAGCCCGGTGTGGTCCTCGATGTAGTAGGACGGCCAGCCCGACGCGGTGATCGGTCCGGGCGTGGTGGACGCCGCGTGGATCCCGACCGGCAACCCGGCCCGGCAGGCCGCCTCGAAGATCGGCCGGTAGTGCCGCCTGCCCAGCGGGGCCGACGTCCGCGGGTACAGCAGAACCTGGACGAAACCGGGGTGCGCCGCGGCTCGCTCGATCTCCGCCGCGGCCAGGTCCGGGAACTCGAACGGGACCGTCAGCGAGGCCCGCAGCCTGGCGTCGCGACCCAACCAGTGCTCGACCTGCCAGTCGTTGACCGCGGCGGCGAGCGCGGCGCCGAAGTCGGCGTTGCGCTGTTCGGGTGCCCGGTACAGGCAGTTCAGGACCGCGTACTCGACGTCGTAGGCGTCGAGCAGCTGCGCGCGCATGAACTCCAGGTCCGAGCCCGGCAGCCCGCCAGACGGCGGCCAGGCGTCGTGCCTGCTCGCGAATCGCGCTGCCTTCGGGTAGGCGTGGCCCCGCGTGAACGGGGAGAACGTCCGCGAGCCCACCTGTTCGAGGTGCCGTCGCCACCGCGCCGACAGGTAGGGCAGCAGCGCCGAGTCGGACGCCACGGCGTTGTGCACGTCGCAGTCGATCATGCGACCTCCTCCGGCAGGCCGTACAGCTCGGCGGCGTTGCCGTGCAGTACCTGTGCCCGCTCGGTCGGGGACAGCTGACCCAGCAGCGTGCCCGGCCCGTCCGCGTGATGCCAGTGCGGGTAGTCGCTGGCGTGCAGGAGCATCCCCGCCGAGCCGAGCTGGGAAAGGAAGCGGTCGACCCAGTCCCGGTCGGCGCCGGGCGGGGCGTCGAACGGCGCCACGGACAGCAGCACGTGCTCCCGGATCAGCCGGGACGGCGGCCGGTCCACCCAGGGCACCTCGCGGCGCAGCGCCTTCCAGTTCTTGTCGAACCGCCACAGCAGCGAGGGCAGCCAGGTGACCCCACTCTCCAGCAGCACCACCCGCAGCCCGGGGTGCGTGGCGAACACGCCCTCGGCGATCATGCTGGTGAGCTGCGACTGCAGGGTGAGCGCCGCGCCCGCGTAGTCCTCGATGTGGTGCGACGGCCAGCCGACCGGCGAGAGCGGGTCGGCGCCACCCACGCCGGGGTGGATCGCCACCGGCCGGCCCGCGGCCACGGCCGCGGCGTAGATCGGCCAGAACGCGCGCTGTCCCAGCAGGGCGGCGCGGCGGCCGGAAGCAGGACCTGGACGAAGCGTGGGTCGCCGGCCAGCCGGGCGATCTCCCCGGCCGCGGCGGCCGGGTCCCGGAGCGCGACCACGATGGACCCGCGGAAGCGCGGATCCGCGGCCAGCCAGCGCGCGGCCAGCCAGTCGTTGAGCGCGGCGGCCATCGCGGTCGACCACTCCGGGTCGTGCAGTGCCTGCACCGCGTACAGGCAGTTCAGGACGGCGTGGCCGGCGCCGGGACGGTCCAGCACGTGGGCCCGGACGAGATCGGGGTCGGTACCGGGCGGGGCGGCACCCTGCCGGGACTCCGGCGAGGCGGACAGCGGGGCGCCCGGCGGGTAGAACGCGGGGTCGAAACCCTCGACGCCGGTCTCCACGCACTGGTCCACCCACCGGTCGGGCAGGAACGGGAACAACGCGGACAGCTCCGGCACGGCCGGGTGCACGTCGCAGTCGATCGGGGCCAGGCCCGGCATGCCCTCACCCCGCGCCGAGCCGGCGGAACGACCACATCTGCGGGCCCCGCTCGACCTCGAGCCCGAGCTCCCAGGACGTGGCGGGCGGGCCGGCCTCCCGGCGGAAGGACGCCGTCATCCGCCGGGCCAGTGCCGGGTCCGCCGCCAGCGGGGCGGCAATCCGCAGTGCCAGGTCCTCGACCTCGGCGTCGCCGACGGCGTCCCAGGCGAGGCCGAGCCCGGCCGCCCGCGCGCCGTCGATCTCACGGTCGAACAGCCCGACCGCGGCAGCGGCGTCCCGCCCCGCGGCCCGGCCGAGGAGGGTGAAGTGCCCGCCGCCGGGGTGCACCCCGAGCCGCAGGAACCCCGGGATCAGCCGGGCGTCCCGCGCCACCACGCGCAGGTCGGTGGCGAGCACGAGGTTGAGACCGGCGCCGACGGCTGCGCCGCGCACGGCGGCGACGGTCGCCACCCGGCACCGTCCCACCCGCACGAACGATCCGTAGAGGGCGTCGATGCGGCGTTGCGCGCCGTCGTCGAGCGGGTCCTGGGCGGCCTCGCCCAGCACGCCGCGATGTGCCCCCGCGCAGAACGACCCCCCGAGCCGCGCAGCACCGCCGCCCCGACGTCCTTCCGGGCGTCGATCTCGTCGAACGCGGCCATCAGCTCGTCGGCCATGGGCACGGTCAGCGCGTTCCGCCGCTCCGGCGCCTGCAGGGTGACCACCGCGATCCCGTCCGCGATCTCCAGCCAGACCTCGTCCACTACGCCTCCTCCCCGGCGAGCTTGCGGATCTCCGCGGGCCGGTAGCCCAGCTCGGCCAGCACCTCGGCGCCATGCTCACCGAGCCGCGGCGCCGGGCGGGCCCGGGGCGGTGCGGCCTCGGAGAACGCGACCGGGAACCGGGCCAGGCGCAGCGCCCCCTCGGTGGGATGCTCCAGGTCCTGGAACATGCCGGTGGCCCGCACGTGCTCGTCGTCGAGCACCTCGGGCACGGTTCGGACCGGCATCGCCGGGATGCCGCGCTCGTCCAGCACGCCCAGCCAGTCCGCGGTCGGGCGGCGCAGCAGCTCGTCTCGACGAGCCGGTACAGCTCGTCGATGTGCAGCGTGCGCTCGGTGATGCTGCGGTATTTCGGGTCGGCGGCCAGGTCGGCGCGCCCGACGAGCTCGAAGAACGAGCGCCACTGCGCGTCGGTGTAGACGGTGACGCTGAGGTAGCCGTCGGCGGTGCGGTACGGCTTGCGGTAGGGCGAGTTCGTCCGCGCGTACCCGGCCGGACCCCGGGGCGGGGAGAACACGTAGCCGCCCTGCTGGTCGAGCAACGTGAACGAGGCCATGGTCTCGAGCATCGGCACCTCGATCTCCTGGCCACGACCGGTCCGTTCCCGCTGGTAGAGCGCGGCGGTGATGGCGCCGACCGCCATCAGCCCGGTGGTCTTGTCGGCGACCGGGGACCGGACGTAGGTGGGCTCACCGGTCCGCCCTGTACGGCGGCCATCCCACACCCCGCCTGGATCACGTCGTCGTAGGCGGCCTTGTCGCGATAGGGCCCGTCGGTGCCGAACCCGCGGACCGCGCAGTAGACGGTGCGCGGGTTGGTGGTGGCGACCGCCTCGTACCCGATGCCGAGGCGTTGCACGGCGTCCGGCCGTATGTTGTGCACGAACACGTCGGCCGTGCCGACCAGGCAGAGCAGCGCGGCGCGCCCGGCCGGGGCCTTCAGGTCGAGGACGATGCTGCGCTTGCCCTGGTTCGTCGTGAGGAACACCGGTCCCATTCCGGTGCCGCGGTCGTCGGCGATGTACCGCACCACGTCCCCGACCGGCGTCTCGACCTTGATCACGTCGGCGCCCATCTGCGCGAGCAGCAGGGTGCAGTACGGACCCATGAACGTGGTGGTGAGATCCACGACCCGGACTCCGGTGAGCGGACCCTCCTTGGTCACCGGCTCCACGGCTCCCTCCCCTCGGCCAGGTCGGCCAGCACCTCGTGGCGTGCGCGCCGAGCGCCGGCGCGGGACTGCGGACCGTGTCCGTCGTCGCCCTGTCGGGCGCGGATCGCGCGCCGCAGCCGCCGGACGAGCTCGTCGCCCGCGGCCGACCCGGTCATCGGGCGGCGCCCGCGGCGGGCCGGCCGGTCAGCAGCTCCCACAGGCCGCCGGGGCCGGCCCCGGTGACCCGCGCACCCAGCTCCGCCGCCCGCTGCGACTCCGAACCGTCCTCGTCCCGCCAGGCC is a window encoding:
- a CDS encoding acyl-CoA dehydrogenase family protein, whose translation is MTAIAAPASATELEEYRDRCRSWLARTSIPRAPLPLAERFRVLREWQRTLHAAGWLGIAWSADAGGQGLSHLHQLVFAEELARARAPQPIGLIGLEVVGPSIDRFGTPSQRSELLPRLLSGEDIWCQGFSEPDAGSDLASLRTRAEVDGDDFVVSGQKVWTSWGHLASWCAMLVRTDPTAPKSRGISYLLVDMSSPGITTRPLTQMTGDQEFCEVFLDRVRVPRANLVGEQNGGWAIARHTLGTERAAYTLRRRVEYEVALQDAIHELGACRTRDADPARAYRVRAAVGRSHVALSVLRAQTRKTVDRLAAGTGPVADDSVDKLLLNHVEQQVYGSIAELLGPLRAAPDSRPLGLDATRWAHDRLYSRAASIYGGTSQIQRNIIAERLLGLPRD
- a CDS encoding acyl-CoA dehydrogenase family protein — encoded protein: MTDSVTTEVEQTVDAYLTRSFDAQRRLALVDARAWDPTFLDEVQALGWFALAVPESAGGLGMPLSAAGAAMLPLGRHLVPGPMIEQLVLPALLLRHIDEGDARRAELAGAVVALVDPEAHGSWSRDGDRVRVRDGHLSGDLTAVRFGREADLLVAVADSPDGPQVHLLGSRSAAVTVQPAASADPTASLATVTFVPQAGAPAEPVLAGRAAERFLTEMRAWARILAACELSGIATALLETTTAFVQVREQFGRPIGSFQAVKHVLADMHALACSLRNVCDSVLADAVSACPDDLSMLAAVAKAFAADAALEVCESAVQMHGGAGFTTETDLHLYYKRALALRAWYGDHEELAHRIGDALLTGSHVHESRNVS
- a CDS encoding AMP-binding protein, producing the protein MSTGALGRRRPHPDRAAAYDATGLWEGTRVDSHLRTAARRHPDRRALVDRAGEWTYGALDREVDRWAAALLRHGVGPGDVVSWQLPNRWEAVVLHQATLRLGAVSNPIIPIYRHSEVAFILRQARSEILVVPATFRGFDFPAMVGDIRSELPDLATVVVVGGRAPDGTLSVDEFLATTEADPRAGDPPSDADAIALLLYTSGTTSAPKGALHTHDTLDYENRSMIEFFGLSSSDVVFMPSPVAHITGVLYGLQLPFMLGGAVVLLDVWEPGVGLELIERHGCTFVVAATPFLHGLVHHPSRTPEATRTLRTFACGGADVPPELVRRAAEDLGCLVSRVYGSTEFPTATSTNLSDPPVKRARTDGRVIGAAQVSVVDDRDRPVPPGEPGHLLVRGPELFVGYLDESLDAESFTPDGWFRTGDRAVVDDDGYLEITGRQKDIIVRGGENISAKEIEDHLFEHPKVADVAVVAVADPVLVERACAVVVPRPGAEVELGELTAWLVERHRIAVQKLPERLELVDELPRTASGKVQKFKLRDRLRRSGVAVAPNR
- a CDS encoding SMP-30/gluconolactonase/LRE family protein — protein: MKIHSSSPFSTGHQFLEAPRWHDGHLWGSDFFAQHVVRFDEDGSHRSIAKIEGSPSGLGFLPDGSVLVVAQAAATVLRIAPDGTTTEYADFSDIATGLGNDMLVSPSGHAYAGNFGFALGSEDPRTTNLAHIDPSGRVQRVPGEVLFPNGAALTADGRTLLLAETFTHRISAFDVAADGSLSNLRTWAQLPDTYHPDGIALDGDGGVWFGNALTLGDDSGFYRVVEGGDVTDCVSTPGTWAVACAFGGPGLDVLYLMCNTTTLEDFHEGRSTGSVATASVGRTGVTPAGAG
- a CDS encoding TetR/AcrR family transcriptional regulator — its product is MSTATARPAGDGRARRPKSRRADIGEAASDLFAARGFHSVRMDDIARASGITARALYRHYTNKQALLAHVVHSDQARLVDVLTLLGENPPPDPEAGLRALIDAALQSRRLSLLWQREARHLGTDDYVAVRARTRWIADRVAAIIIAPARPDLDPFLSELRSWAVVGLVTSPGHFDTSLSRTRLAELLLQAGLRIVAGTPVEGPRHDRQPPVDRAPTARRELLIRSAAHAFRRHGYGGVGIDEIGREAGVVGPALYRYFDTKADLLVAVVTRFDEWLALETARALRRPVPDGRVIHELVDGYVRLNAQETDVASVSVTEPLYLPADVGERHDRLAGDHAGEWSRWLRLTRPDLSDPEVAALVHAARTTIDGIVRIPHLQNERRLQPELARLADDILGVSP
- a CDS encoding Rieske (2Fe-2S) protein, which encodes MSGPPGSRGVVVAAADEIPVGGRKIVEVDGRSIGVFHLPDGYVALRTTCPHESAPLCEGILTGAITSPGPGRYHYDRRGEILRCPWHRWEFDVRNGRSWTDPDRVRVRSYPVTTDGGPVVVHV
- a CDS encoding amidohydrolase family protein, producing MIDCDVHNAVASDSALLPYLSARWRRHLEQVGSRTFSPFTRGHAYPKAARFASRHDAWPPSGGLPGSDLEFMRAQLLDAYDVEYAVLNCLYRAPEQRNADFGAALAAAVNDWQVEHWLGRDARLRASLTVPFEFPDLAAAEIERAAAHPGFVQVLLYPRTSAPLGRRHYRPIFEAACRAGLPVGIHAASTTPGPITASGWPSYYIEDHTGLAVAFQAQLISLIFEGVFDRFPDLRVVLMEGGFAWVPALMARLDALQERLGDEVPDLAHPPSYYLRHHVRITTQPMEEPERPGDLVPLLREIGQEVLMFSSDYPHWDFENPHRAFRTRVPADLHQRIMVDNARAQYRFTS